The Candida albicans SC5314 chromosome 5, complete sequence genome includes a region encoding these proteins:
- the RAD9 gene encoding chromatin-binding protein (DNA damage-dependent checkpoint protein; involved in regulation of DNA-damage-induced filamentous growth; induced by alpha pheromone in SpiderM medium), with amino-acid sequence MDTQVDQHVLPQSASSKNSQFQHQQQGQDLGQGQGQVHSTVNVNLEPTQKDSSIFKDYEDHNSSLIFGGNIINDDTELLPTIEDETIGDKTIEDITEADDDTISPFSKKLQEMINQEGQNNGIRTHSEYLKSYSCESSKDGGGNGNDDTQVLIQRHYHSDDNYNIESFNDTIQKQRSNSKLFIQDNIDTQDDQMGDTQIIRKPLPDTQIIGKALSDTQVINNALPDTQVIGKVLPDTQIIQKVLPDTQVIKKALPDTQIIQKALPDTQVIPKRLPDTQVIPKLLPDTQVIQKNNIPDTQVIQLPETQSQSLLYYDSQKVLHSSPADQSQIASKSPSHNNKNKKTFKSQTQVLNTQDLSDISTSEDTLQEHTTQSVIEIQTDSDDNDDDDDDDDNEDEKIESNYYDDSLTAHQFKRKLSLSPQKIKRRNTELIPSRTNKSSLSTTSLSSSLLSNNNNNNNNRDFLKTPGLRQYSVPLVLASPTNPLSSSSPLKKKLKLKLNNKGEVEEEEEEEEEVDKSIQTDKIEEDTTSIDIIAPLPSSPNKGGRGRGGGGGVKISFEEEHEPSDLEEFDIDSDQIKKKNQDFIEIDDDEEEEEEDEVVEDDDDDDDDDDDDDDDDDDNSESKKQSDEIIPIIAPKSRIKKRIIDLQSMNSNTNDEEEDIDSIIEEEEEDNNNTEPNILRQEKSNTLTEDDIINHDSVWAIYNLKMYTGKIVAKYIEDSNIEFYEGTYNIKNVDLNVLDIRIGDTVNIKGNRHKYIVTGLSTLTTNGGGDIKCMRGYNVVYLRRCQQKPNSGKLSKEISVILSDCFMELSDWIIHQQKFKLIIGNYNIFNDEGILLPSTPKKLQKYKLPSTPLKSIKYTNNNNNSEIIKPNSNSLVAESESGLFQGMIFCITSIDGDRKLQLKSMIETNGGILWDKEIHELFSYHERERKRKRKQEQPLRKGSEISISLYLSCDLEIVETFNFIALISNNFCRSAKYLQALALGWPIISDIYIDDCLKNNHHKSKWINYLLPSGLSKKLNTIKSIDIFKFKQNYDMGKKLIDQFNNNHHVFQGLNILILQNKSINYNSMETCKFIFYAFGAKSLQYFTKTDQIIKCIKEDFSPILEVDPNITIYDESNDMVQVLTNITNNTRNNTQNKSNKSNYSIKLIDWEWVVQCVINGTILECSKYTLSI; translated from the coding sequence ATGGATACACAGGTTGATCAACACGTATTACCACAATCTGCCTCATCAAAGAATTCACAAtttcaacaccaacaacaaggTCAAGATTTAGGTCAAGGTCAAGGTCAAGTTCATTCTACAGTTAATGTTAATTTAGAACCTACACAAAAGGATTCTTCGATTTTCAAAGATTATGAGGACCATAATTCAAGTTTAATATTTGGAggaaatataataaatgatGATACTGAATTGTTACCGACAATAGAAGATGAAACAATTGGTgataaaacaattgaagatATAACTGAAGCTGATGATGACACGATCAGTCCATTTCTGAAAAAACTTCAAGAAATGATTAATCAAGAAGGACAAAATAATGGGATACGAACACATTCtgaatatttgaaatcataTTCATGTGAATCTTCTAAAGATGGTGGCGGGAATGGGAATGATGATACACAAGTATTAATACAGAGACATTACCATAGTGatgataattataatattgaatCTTTTAATGATACAATTCAGAAACAGAGAAGTAATTCTAAACTTTTCATACAAGACAATATAGATACTCAAGATGATCAAATGGGAGATACACAAATTATAAGAAAACCTTTGCCCGATACTCAAATAATAGGGAAAGCATTGTCTGATACGCAAGTAATTAATAACGCGTTACCTGATACTCAAGTAATAGGAAAGGTTCTACCCGATACTCAAATTATACAAAAAGTACTACCGGACACTCAAGTCATAAAAAAGGCATTACCTGATACACAGATAATACAAAAAGCATTACCTGACACTCAAGTGATACCCAAACGTCTACCTGATACACAAGTGATACCCAAACTTTTACCTGACACACAAGTGATACAGAAAAACAACATCCCTGATACACAAGTGATACAATTGCCAGAAACTCAATCTCAAAGCTTATTATATTATGATTCACAAAAAGTTCTACATTCATCACCTGCAGACCAATCACAGATAGCCTCGAAATCACCTTcacataataataaaaataaaaagactTTTAAATCCCAAACACAAGTGTTGAATACCCAAGATTTATCTGATATATCTACTAGTGAAGACACATTACAAGAACATACCACTCAAAGTGTAATTGAAATACAAACTGATagtgatgataatgatgatgatgatgatgatgatgacaacGAGGATGAGAAAATTGAATCTAATTATTATGATGATTCATTGACTGCTCATCAATTTAAACGTAAATTGCTGTTAAGTCCACAAAAGATAAAACGAAGAAATACAGAATTGATACCATCAAGAACAAATAAAAGTAGTCTATCAACAACACTGTTGTCATcgtcattattatcaaataataataataataataataataggGATTTCCTTAAAACTCCTGGGTTAAGACAATATTCAGTTCCATTAGTTTTGGCTTCTCCGACAAATCcattatcatcttcatcaccattaaagaaaaaattaaaattaaaattgaataacaaGGGGGaagtagaagaagaggaagaagaagaagaagaagttgataaatcaattcaaacagataaaattgaagaagatacAACTAGTATAGATATTATTGCCCCATTACCTTCTTCACCTAATAAAggaggaagaggaagaggtggtggtggtggtgttaaAATTCTgtttgaagaagaacatGAACCTTCTGATttagaagaatttgatattgatagtgatcaaataaaaaagaaaaatcaggattttattgaaattgatgatgatgaggaagaggaggaggaggatgAGGTAGTCgaagatgacgatgacgacgatgatgacgatgacgacgatgacgacgatgacGACGACAATTCAGAATCTAAAAAACAATCAGATGAAATAATCCCAATTATAGCaccaaaatcaagaatcaaaaaacgaataattgatttacaaTCAATGAATAGTAATactaatgatgaagaagaagatattgattctatcattgaagaagaagaagaagacaataataatactgaACCCAATATTTTACGTCAAGAAAAATCCAACACTTTAACAGAAgatgatattattaatcatGATAGTGTATGGGCCatatataatttaaaaatgtATACGGGGAAAATCGTTGCCAAATATATTGAAGATCtgaatattgaattttatgAAGGAAcatataatattaaaaatgttgatttaaatgTATTAGATATTCGTATTGGTGATACTGTTAATATTAAAGGCAATCGtcataaatatattgttaCCGGATTATCAACTCTCACAAccaatggtggtggtgatatAAAATGTATGAGGGGGTATAATGTTGTTTATTTAAGAAGGTGTCAACAAAAACCTAATTCTggtaaattatcaaaagaaattagtGTTATATTATCTGATTGTTTTATGGAATTGAGTGATTGGATAAtacatcaacaaaaatttaaattaattattggtaattataatatatttaatgATGAAGGTATATTATTACCATCAACACCCAAAAAATTAcagaaatataaattacCTTCAACACctttaaaatcaataaaatataccaacaacaacaacaatagtgAGATAATCAAgccaaattcaaattcattggTGGCTGAATCAGAGTCAGGATTATTTCAAGGAATGATATTTTGTATAACTAGTATTGATGGAGATAGAAAATTacaattaaaatcaatgattGAAACTAATGGAGGTATATTATGGGATAAAGAAATTCATGAATTATTTCTGTATCATGAACGAGAACGAAAACGAAAACgaaaacaagaacaacCACTACGAAAAGGGTCagaaatttcaatttcattgtaCTTATCATGTGATTTAGAAATAGTTGaaacatttaattttattgcATTAATaagtaataatttttgtCGAAGTGCTAAATATTTACAAGCATTAGCATTAGGATGGCCAATTATATCtgatatttatattgatgattgtttaaaaaataatcatcacaaatcaaaatggataaattatttattaccaTCAGGATTAtcgaaaaaattaaatacgattaaaagtattgatatatttaaatttaaacaaaattatgATATGggtaaaaaattaattgatcaatttaataataatcatcatGTTTTCCAAGGattaaatatattgatattacaaaataaatctataaattataattcaaTGGAAACTTgtaaatttatattttatgCATTTGGAGCTAAATCATTACAATATTTTACAAAGACagatcaaattattaaatgtaTTAAAGAGGATTTTTCCCCAATTTTGGAAGTTGATCCTAATATTACGATTTATGATGAGAGTAATGATATGGTTCAAGTTTTAACCAatataacaaataataCTCGAAATAATACTCAAaataaatctaataaatcaaattattcaattaaattgattgattgggAATGGGTGGTTCAATGTGTTATAAATGGAACAATTTTAGAATGTTCAAAATATACTCTTAGCATTTAA
- a CDS encoding uncharacterized protein (Ortholog(s) have chromatin binding, methylated histone binding activity and role in negative regulation of transcription from RNA polymerase II promoter) — protein MEEPTKRVTRVNRGQNMKRHIEELLSNDVKYFSSQSTESTNKKQRVEKDVKVTKSDTEDHADTSSQDEYDGEVRCRPCGATKDNYDEDEDTLGDMVQCDQCKTWQHAKCMGYKTKRSIPNIHKCDVCTGKPIPQSKRTSNTKTIKEEEEEEEENDDDDIIEITDVKEKKSFANLKDEVRISTFKAFYNFFKKVIPKDGDNTTEEAIESRVNDMALEIESIIHENFSGKAYPTEARRILFVLKKHFMQEIFDRTITFKDVVHKTPQEINADIAKIEKQNKKNIKNIILTENDNTQIIRRTHKGEIIKENDFERSNQIDESITTRKVDHRHFSPDIVPESNFISHTKSQSKSYNNLNPRFDEDDEEDTATRENEEQEEEEKEEGTKATTEVVESENSETNQLQGENKSTPKSSESLSDVDSPNHNEADDGRLYSFLSGVDNPVTGERKVENKHVWSGRITFPEFATFKAKGEFYTSTDYNDKPMDHLINTTKDILHLPAYTILGRLDRHVADKYLPKVIGSRDFYFVQILNDDANDDQFQKLYQYLLIKNKVGVLSGQPSFVKDSYLIPIDFRDENLPPFLKNSRRDLRIGLFALFVVRKDYQPRARSFETNGNNHHQHAKEKENEEEEEEKGRNQSLSEVGHFTSNGVQSIGNKQETQDHRLDDILSQLS, from the coding sequence atggaagaGCCAACAAAACGTGTGACTAGAGTCAATCGTGGTCAAAATATGAAAAGACacattgaagaattattatcCAACGATGTAAAATACTTTAGCAGTCAAAGTACCGAATctacaaacaaaaaacaaagggTCGAGAAAGATGTGAAGGTGACGAAATCAGATACAGAAGATCATGCAGATACTAGCTCTCAGGATGAGTATGACGGTGAAGTGAGGTGTCGACCATGCGGTGCCACAAAAGACAATTacgatgaagatgaagatacTTTAGGGGATATGGTACAGTGTGATCAATGCAAAACTTGGCAACATGCAAAGTGTATGGGATATAAGACCAAACGTTCAATACCCAATATTCATAAATGTGATGTTTGTACTGGAAAACCCATACCACAATCCAAACGAACCTCCAATACAAAGACCATcaaggaagaagaagaagaagaagaagaaaacgatgatgatgacattATTGAGATTACTGATGTTAAGGAAAAGAAGAGTTTTGCTAATTTGAAGGATGAAGTTAGAATCAGTACTTTTAAAGCCTTctacaattttttcaaaaaggTTATCCCTAAAGATGGAGATAACACTACCGAGGAAGCAATAGAATCTCGAGTCAATGATATGGCATTGGAAATTGAAAGTATAATTCATGAAAACTTTTCTGGAAAGGCTTATCCAACAGAAGCAAGAAggattttatttgttttgaaaaagcATTTTATGcaagaaatatttgataGGACCATTACTTTTAAGGATGTTGTTCATAAAACTCCCCAAGAAATCAATGCAGATATTgctaaaattgaaaaacaaaataaaaaaaacatcaaaAACATTATTCTTAcagaaaatgataatacaCAGATTATACGAAGAACACACAAGGGGGAAATTATTAAAGAGAATGATTTTGAGAGATCAAACCAAATTGATGAGAGTATTACCACAAGAAAAGTTGATCATCGTCATTTTTCTCCAGATATAGTCCCAGAATCCAACTTTATATCTCATACAAAATCTCAAAGCAAAAGTTACAATAACTTGAATCCAAgatttgatgaagatgatgaagaagatacTGCTACTCgtgaaaatgaagaacaagaagaagaagaaaaagaagaaggtacaaaagcaacaacagAGGTAGTGGAATCAGAAAATTCCGAGACCAACCAACTTCAAGGTGAAAATAAGAGCACACCGAAATCTTCAGAATCATTAAGTGATGTTGATTCACCCAACCACAATGAAGCTGACGATGGTCGtctttattcatttttatctGGTGTTGATAATCCAGTTACTGGTGAAAGAAAAGTTGAAAACAAACATGTTTGGTCTGGTAGAATCACATTTCCAGAATTTGCTACATTTAAAGCCAAAGGAGAATTTTATACTAGCACTGATTACAATGACAAACCAATGGACCACTTAATAAACACCACCAAAGATATTTTACATTTACCTGCGTACACTATTCTTGGACGACTCGATAGACATGTTGCTGATAAGTATTTACCAAAAGTAATTGGATCTCgagatttttattttgttcaaattttaaatgatgatgCCAATGAcgatcaatttcaaaaattgtatcaatatttattgattaaaaataaagtgGGTGTTTTAAGTGGCCAACCATCTTTTGTAAAAGATTCTTATTTGAttccaattgatttcaGAGATGAAAATTTACCCCCATTTTTAAAGAATTCTCGACGTGATTTAAGAATTGGGTTGTTTGCATTATTTGTGGTAAGAAAGGATTATCAACCAAGAGCAAGAAGTTTTGAAACTAATGGcaataatcatcatcaacatgcgaaggagaaggagaatgaggaggaggaggaggagaaAGGAAGAAATCAATCTTTATCTGAAGTTGGTCATTTTACATCTAATGGTGTACAATCAATTGgaaataaacaagaaaCTCAAGATCATAGGTTGGATGATATTTTAAGTCAATTAAGCTGA
- the MNN1 gene encoding Mnn1p (Putative alpha-1,3-mannosyltransferase; of the mannosyltransferase complex; negatively regulated by Rim101; transcript elevated in chk1 and nik1 mutants, but not in sln1 mutant; Spider and flow model biofilm induced), with translation MIQKLIKNRQRSKWVLFTGASLWIFFILDFMNSNYYNTESHISSYSIYNVYDNLHEETESPPKSALSSSLLEPSTNQQTSDFKNHLLYKSLISSLFQNTTKQTKDLNSNIYDDIFSNHKLETVLGTLSFKERCDLYFKNVFAEDVNWHFNPDTRYDMHFDKNTKEFKDFIKVKELVIQEKFDKMKEKFKEEDYNRELSKLKKSMFTDFLNEKFEQEIVNRLSTFRIFNKCYITNDETPQINKINQFITNQQKLVQDIHRDESGNFYKSKIDKLKLTNKEALVDLMVTKSSTFEHRVYPWISKEYPVYERWTGKVYHEPPNYYEILNHDPMQKTPKKIQQSNNAAQPFLKQFKNKFNGRGIVLTIGNQHSDYAVSLIHLLRALDNKLPIQIVYYDDVNEESKRKIVTAAQEDFRSLPHSFEKVAHLFGDKYINSQGKGLQPQEVWFVNAYNSIHKNYRGKFSRFGNKLLASLFNSFSEFMLIDVDTVLMQPPEYFFQLKNYQTTGTYFFKDRSVLQRRTVEDGKFFERMGPSTVDQMMFDIPIMTNYTTTRELFRGLQHYMESGLVMINKDKHLNSILMITQINLIGPITGKVWGDKELFWLGFAINGDEEYYFDDNFAAAIGELTPPQDRARKDGTWHHSKEICSPHPGHVSGDDNHSLLWINSGFRFCHQADEVNFEKEAKKKTRLKHLHTADQFRTFYYNPLRITHAVVPPLDQDLQDRKNAMDEPTSGWLWESGYCKRYMWCAYSSVGGPQKRPDEKDDTVDNNETKDNTLDGILVEYNQDEIALFNYLGDIWVGTE, from the coding sequence ATGATTCAAAAACTAATTAAGAATAGACAACGCCTGAAATGGGTTCTATTCACCGGTGCATCATTATGGATATTTTTCATCCTAGATTTCatgaattcaaattattacaacACGGAAAGCCATATACTGTCATATTCCATTTATAACGTATATGACAATCTACATGAGGAAACCGAGTCTCCACCGAAATCTGCCTTGTCATCGTCATTACTCGAACcttcaacaaatcaacaaactaGCGACTTCAAAAACCATTTACTTTACAAATCGTTAATAAGCAGTCTATTCCAGAACACTaccaaacaaacaaaagatTTAAACTCAAATATCTATGATGACATTTTCAGCAATCATAAACTTGAGACAGTTTTGGGAACATTGTCATTCAAAGAGAGATGTGATTtgtatttcaaaaatgtttTCGCTGAAGATGTGAACTGGCATTTCAACCCTGATACAAGGTATGATATgcattttgataaaaacaCTAAAGAGTTCAAAGACTTTATCAAAGTGAAAGAACTAGTTATACAAGAAAAGTTTGACAAgatgaaagaaaaattcaaagaagaagattatAATAGAGAATTGAGcaaattaaagaaatctATGTTTACTGATTTcttgaatgaaaaatttgaacaaGAGATTGTAAATCGATTATCAACTTTTAGAATCTTCAATAAATGCTATATAACAAACGACGAAACTCCtcaaatcaacaagatCAACCAATTTATCACTAATCAACAAAAGTTAGTCCAAGATATTCATCGTGATGAAAGTGGAAATTTTTACAAGAGTAAAATAGATAAATTAAAGTTAACAAACAAGGAAGCTTTGGTTGATTTGATGGTTACTAAATCATCGACATTTGAACATAGAGTTTACCCTTGGATATCCAAGGAATACCCAGTATATGAACGATGGACAGGCAAAGTTTATCATGAGCCACCAAATTattatgaaattttgaatcatGATCCAATGCAAAAAACTCCTAAAAAAATCcaacaatcaaacaatGCTGCTCAGCcatttttaaaacaatttaaaaataaattcaatggTAGAGGGATAGTTTTAACTATTGGGAATCAACATTCTGACTATGCTGTGAGtttaattcatttgttACGAGCTTTGGATAACAAATTACCTATacaaattgtttattatgaCGATGTTAATGAAGAATCAAAACGGAAAATAGTCACTGCTGCACAAGAAGATTTCCGATCTTTACCACattcatttgaaaaagttgcCCATTTATTTGGTGATAAGTATATCAATTCCCAAGGTAAAGGATTGCAACCACAAGAAGTTTGGTTTGTGAATGCCTATAATTCCATTCATAAAAATTATCGTGGGAAATTTTCTCGATTCggtaataaattattggctagtttgttcaattcttttagtGAGTTTATGTTGATTGACGTTGATACTGTTTTAATGCAACCTCCAGAATATTTCttccaattgaaaaattatcaaacaaCTGGAacttattttttcaaagatcGATCAGTTTTGCAAAGAAGAACAGTGGAGGATGGTAAGTTTTTTGAACGAATGGGTCCATCAACAGTCGACCAAATGATGTTTGATATTCCCATAATGACAAATTATACTACCACAAGAGAATTATTTAGAGGATTGCAACATTATATGGAGTCGGGGTTGGTGATGATCAATAAAGATAAACATTTGAATTCAATCTTAATGATCACACAAATTAATCTTATAGGACCCATTACAGGGAAAGTTTGGGGTGATAAAGAGTTATTCTGGTTAGGATTTGCCATTAATGGTGATGAAgaatattattttgatgACAATTTTGCAGCCGCAATTGGTGAGTTGACTCCGCCACAAGACCGAGCCCGCAAAGATGGGACATGGCATCattcaaaagaaatttgttCACCGCACCCAGGACATGTCAGTGGAGATGACAATCATAGTTTATTATGGATAAATTCAGGGTTCCGTTTCTGTCATCAAGCAGATGAAGTTAATTTCGAAAAAGAGgcgaaaaagaaaactcGGTTAAAACATTTACACACAGCAGACCAGTTTAGAactttttattataatcCATTAAGAATAACTCATGCTGTTGTACCACCATTAGATCAAGATTTGCAAGATCGTAAAAATGCTATGGATGAACCAACTAGCGGATGGTTATGGGAGTCGGGTTATTGCAAAAGATATATGTGGTGTGCTTACTCAAGTGTTGGTGGGCCACAAAAGCGTCCTGATGAAAAGGATGACACAGTAGATAACAATGAAACTAAAGATAACACGTTAGATGGTATATTGGTGGAATATAATCAAGATGAAATAGCCTTGTTTAATTATTTGGGTGACATTTGGGTAGGCACGGAGTAA